A stretch of Anas acuta chromosome 3, bAnaAcu1.1, whole genome shotgun sequence DNA encodes these proteins:
- the ALDH8A1 gene encoding 2-aminomuconic semialdehyde dehydrogenase isoform X1, translated as MAHSKALLVLENFIAGKFVPCSSYIDSYNPSTGDVYCRVPDSGKEEVEAAVRAAKDAFPAWSSKSPLERSRIMNKLADLIEHDLEEFAQAESKDQGKTITFARTVDIPRAVYNLRFFASSILHHTTECTEMASMGCVHYTSREPVGVAGLISPWNLPLYLLTWKIAPAIACGNTVVAKPSEMTSVTAWMMCKLLEKAGMPHGVVNVVFGTGAKAGEALVCHPDVPLISFTGSTLTAQRITEKSAPHCKKLSLELGGKNPAIVFDDADLSQCIPTTLRSSFANQGEICLCTSRIFVQRGIYSEFVKRFVAEAKKWKVGNPSDPTVNMGALISKEHLEKVRSYVKRAQAEGARILCGEGVDSLDLPAGNQKGYFMLPTIITEVRDESCCMQEEIFGPVTCVVAFDTEEEVVERANGVKYGLAATVWSSNVGRVHRVARRLQSGLVWTNCWLVRDLNLPFGGMKASGIGREGAKDSYEFFTEVKTITIKH; from the exons ATGGCTCACTCAAAGGCTCTCTTAGTGCTGGAAAACTTTATAGCTGGCAAATTTGTTCCCTGTTCCTCCTACATAGACTCCTATAATCCATCCACGGGAGATGTCTATTGCAGGGTGCCAGACAGTGGCAAGGAAGAG gtgGAAGCTGCTGTCAGAGCTGCCAAAGATGCCTTCCCAGCTTGGTCCTCAAAAAGTCCATTGGAAAGATCTCGGATCATGAACAAATTGGCAGACCTTATTGAACATGACCTGGAAGAATTTGCCCAAGCAGAGTCGAAGGATCAGG gaaaaactATTACGTTTGCTAGAACAGTGGACATCCCCCGGGCCGTTTACAACCTCCGGTTCTTTGCCTCATCCATCCTCCATCACACCACAGAGTGCACCGAGATGGCAAGCATGGGCTGCGTGCACTACACCTCACGGGAGCCTGTGGGAGTTG ctGGTTTAATCAGTCCTTGGAATTTGCCACTGTATTTGTTGACCTGGAAAATAGCTCCTGCCATTGCATGTGGAAATACTGTAGTTGCCAAACCAAGTGAGATGACATCTGTTACAGCTTGGATGATGTGCAAACTCTTGGAGAAAGCAG GGATGCCCCACGGGGTAGTGAACGTGGTGTTTGGAACGGGTGCCAAGGCGGGAGAAGCCCTCGTCTGCCATCCCGACGTGCCCCTCATCTCCTTCACGGGAAGCACGCTCACAGCCCAGCGGATCACGGAGAAGAGTGCCCCACACTGCAAAAAGCTTTCTCTGGAGCTGGGAGGCAAAAACCCTGCAATTGTCTTCGATGACGCTGACTTGAGCCAATGCATCCCCACGACCCTGCGGTCCAGCTTCGCCAACCAG GGTGAAATCTGTCTCTGCACCTCCAGGATCTTTGTTCAGAGGGGTATATACAGTGAGTTTGTGAAGAGGTTTGTAGCAGAGGCCAAGAAGTGGAAGGTTGGGAACCCCTCAGATCCTACAGTCAACATGGGAGCACTAATAAGTAAAGAGCATCTAGAAAAG GTAAGGAGCTATGTGAAGAGAGCCCAGGCTGAAGGGGCTAGAATCCTCTGCGGAGAAGGAGTGGATTCCCTGGATCTCCCAGCTGGCAACCAGAAAGGCTATTTCATGTTGCCCACCATTATTACAGAAGTCAGGGATGAATCTTGTTGCATGCAAGAAGAGATCTTTGGTCCTGTGACATGTGTGGTAGCATTTGATACAGAAGAGGAAGTGGTTGAAAGAGCCAATGGTGTGAAATATGGCCTTGCAGCCACTGTGTGGTCCAGCAATGTAGGACGCGTTCATCGGGTGGCACGAAGGCTACAGTCCGGATTGGTGTGGACCAACTGCTGGCTTGTTAGAGATCTGAACTTGCCGTTTGGTGGGATGAAAGCCTCAGGTATAGGAAGGGAGGGAGCAAAGGATTCCTATGAGTTCTTCACTGAGGTCAAAACCATCACAATAAAGCACTGA
- the ALDH8A1 gene encoding 2-aminomuconic semialdehyde dehydrogenase isoform X2, producing MLKTSTFKRVEAAVRAAKDAFPAWSSKSPLERSRIMNKLADLIEHDLEEFAQAESKDQGKTITFARTVDIPRAVYNLRFFASSILHHTTECTEMASMGCVHYTSREPVGVAGLISPWNLPLYLLTWKIAPAIACGNTVVAKPSEMTSVTAWMMCKLLEKAGMPHGVVNVVFGTGAKAGEALVCHPDVPLISFTGSTLTAQRITEKSAPHCKKLSLELGGKNPAIVFDDADLSQCIPTTLRSSFANQGEICLCTSRIFVQRGIYSEFVKRFVAEAKKWKVGNPSDPTVNMGALISKEHLEKVRSYVKRAQAEGARILCGEGVDSLDLPAGNQKGYFMLPTIITEVRDESCCMQEEIFGPVTCVVAFDTEEEVVERANGVKYGLAATVWSSNVGRVHRVARRLQSGLVWTNCWLVRDLNLPFGGMKASGIGREGAKDSYEFFTEVKTITIKH from the exons atgctgaagaCTTCAACGTTTAAAAGA gtgGAAGCTGCTGTCAGAGCTGCCAAAGATGCCTTCCCAGCTTGGTCCTCAAAAAGTCCATTGGAAAGATCTCGGATCATGAACAAATTGGCAGACCTTATTGAACATGACCTGGAAGAATTTGCCCAAGCAGAGTCGAAGGATCAGG gaaaaactATTACGTTTGCTAGAACAGTGGACATCCCCCGGGCCGTTTACAACCTCCGGTTCTTTGCCTCATCCATCCTCCATCACACCACAGAGTGCACCGAGATGGCAAGCATGGGCTGCGTGCACTACACCTCACGGGAGCCTGTGGGAGTTG ctGGTTTAATCAGTCCTTGGAATTTGCCACTGTATTTGTTGACCTGGAAAATAGCTCCTGCCATTGCATGTGGAAATACTGTAGTTGCCAAACCAAGTGAGATGACATCTGTTACAGCTTGGATGATGTGCAAACTCTTGGAGAAAGCAG GGATGCCCCACGGGGTAGTGAACGTGGTGTTTGGAACGGGTGCCAAGGCGGGAGAAGCCCTCGTCTGCCATCCCGACGTGCCCCTCATCTCCTTCACGGGAAGCACGCTCACAGCCCAGCGGATCACGGAGAAGAGTGCCCCACACTGCAAAAAGCTTTCTCTGGAGCTGGGAGGCAAAAACCCTGCAATTGTCTTCGATGACGCTGACTTGAGCCAATGCATCCCCACGACCCTGCGGTCCAGCTTCGCCAACCAG GGTGAAATCTGTCTCTGCACCTCCAGGATCTTTGTTCAGAGGGGTATATACAGTGAGTTTGTGAAGAGGTTTGTAGCAGAGGCCAAGAAGTGGAAGGTTGGGAACCCCTCAGATCCTACAGTCAACATGGGAGCACTAATAAGTAAAGAGCATCTAGAAAAG GTAAGGAGCTATGTGAAGAGAGCCCAGGCTGAAGGGGCTAGAATCCTCTGCGGAGAAGGAGTGGATTCCCTGGATCTCCCAGCTGGCAACCAGAAAGGCTATTTCATGTTGCCCACCATTATTACAGAAGTCAGGGATGAATCTTGTTGCATGCAAGAAGAGATCTTTGGTCCTGTGACATGTGTGGTAGCATTTGATACAGAAGAGGAAGTGGTTGAAAGAGCCAATGGTGTGAAATATGGCCTTGCAGCCACTGTGTGGTCCAGCAATGTAGGACGCGTTCATCGGGTGGCACGAAGGCTACAGTCCGGATTGGTGTGGACCAACTGCTGGCTTGTTAGAGATCTGAACTTGCCGTTTGGTGGGATGAAAGCCTCAGGTATAGGAAGGGAGGGAGCAAAGGATTCCTATGAGTTCTTCACTGAGGTCAAAACCATCACAATAAAGCACTGA